The proteins below come from a single Carassius carassius chromosome 11, fCarCar2.1, whole genome shotgun sequence genomic window:
- the LOC132152462 gene encoding uncharacterized protein C13orf42-like has product MFKKINAAFRANHLGPRSRDRFRPNEDYHSACTVKLVRSTSMLVVGESRRAPQDTTLKRSVSAVSVESCTALYYYQSREDRVWLYSQNQNCLEYLQELVALRRQYTKSINDLKNSERKETTSRKKNPAPRPPQNRAAQTSRPEPSAPPIPNEEDTLQFFDAVIASCDPEPSRKPHMDNGHADVDFIVATSTSEHDLHSNWVLRDPRRISMTESQPKNSDISHGQAAQRKGDMGSTGSRRRLQRNPIHLPKVVESAFQTLRFKPKLKKKD; this is encoded by the exons ATGTTTAAGAAAATCAACGCAGCTTTCCGTGCGAACCATCTTGGACCTCGCTCACGGGACAGGTTCAGGCCCAATGAGGACTACCACAGCGCGTGCACTGTGAAACTGGTCCGGAGCACGTCTATGCTCGTGGTCGGGGAGAGCAGACGCGCGCCGCAGGACACCACGCTGAAGCGAAGCGTGAGCGCAGTGAGCGTCGAGTCCTGCACTGCACTGTATTACTACCAGAGCCGAGAGGACCGAGTATGGCTCTATTCCCAGAACCAGAACTGCTTAGAGTACTTACAGGAACTGGTGGCGCTCAGGCGGCAGTACACCAAGAGCATCAATGACCTCAAGAACAGCGAACGCAAAGAGACCACGTCCCGCAAGAAGAACCCCGCACCCCGGCCACCGCAAAACAGAGCTGCACAG ACTTCAAGGCCTGAACCTTCTGCTCCACCAATCCCAAATGAGGAAGACACACTCCAGTTCTTTGATGCAGTCATTGCAAGCTGTGACCCAGAGCCCAGTCGAAAACCACATATGGATAATGGGCATGCAGATGTGGACTTCATAG tGGCTACTAGTACCAGCGAACATGACCTTCACTCTAACTGGGTACTTCGGGACCCTCGTCGAATCTCCATGACAGAGTCGCAGCCCAAGAATTCAGATATCAGTCACGGGCAGGCAGCCCAGCGGAAGGGGGACATGGGAAGCACAGGTAGCAGGAGACGTCTACAACGAAACCCAATCCACCTGCCAAAAGTGGTGGAGAGTGCCTTTCAGACTCTGCGCTTCAAACCCAAGCTCAAGAAGAAAGACTAG
- the LOC132152463 gene encoding TLR adapter interacting with SLC15A4 on the lysosome-like: MLCEGKLWSLVFEAELECVNPPTCCTVTMPSSSLPSCPLSARSSVHSSIENTTRTKTQQSDAHPSPTDPEAGCQLAIGVDIPRPADTPEAEAFLVPSCCHSICQHYSDLHIAGGQVLPLSPCAGDVQGNLIQDPQPGPFLLSGDVPSPSLLPPLVHEYRSSRRWREESGRERPSLLQFSQPLSNSQLNGYLEQKLLELYKQYLTEGPLVTRPVMASELLQTSLDQMTLQLSREQNMETARAKDMLLSCLLKVTSSYQSSEISTPLLQISTDTK; the protein is encoded by the coding sequence ATGTTGTGTGAAGGTAAGCTGTGGAGTTTGGTGTTTGAAGCTGAACTAGAGTGTGTAAACCCCCCTACATGCTGCACGGTCACAATGCCATCATCGTCTTTGCCAAGCTGCCCCCTGTCAGCACGAAGCTCCGTCCACTCGTCTATAGAAAATACAACCAGGACCAAGACCCAGCAGAGCGATGCCCATCCTTCCCCCACGGACCCTGAGGCAGGATGTCAACTGGCCATAGGTGTAGATATTCCCAGGCCTGCAGACACCCCAGAAGCAGAGGCCTTTTTGGTGCCTTCATGCTGCCACAGCATCTGCCAGCATTACAGCGATTTACATATTGCTGGTGGCCAGGTGCTACCGCTCAGCCCATGTGCAGGGGATGTACAAGGCAATCTCATTCAGGACCCCCAGCCCGGGCCCTTCCTCCTTTCTGGAGATGTTCCCTCCCCCTCCCTCCTGCCTCCTCTGGTCCATGAGTACAGGAGTTCAAGGCGCTGGAGGGAAGAAAGTGGGCGCGAGCGTCCCTCTCTTCTGCAGTTCAGCCAGCCCCTCTCTAACTCACAGCTCAACGGCTACCTGGAGCAGAAGCTTTTGGAGCTGTACAAGCAGTACCTGACAGAGGGACCCTTGGTGACCAGGCCAGTCATGGCATCTGAGCTACTGCAGACCAGTCTGGATCAGATGACTCTCCAGCTGAGCCGTGAGCAGAACATGGAGACGGCACGGGCCAAAGACATGCTCCTCAGCTGCCTGCTTAAAGTCACCAGCAGTTACCAGTCCAGTGAAATCAGCACCCCTCTACTGCAGATCTCCACTGATACGAAGTGA
- the LOC132152464 gene encoding E3 ubiquitin-protein ligase TRIM35-like gives MIMMAQESPRNVVQTKPKKAENDCLLCGREFYPSKCNKHRLFHGNKSENKADHAVVLEELVGKLQDTTLAICSICRTLLLRYDRVSKDAERIKRLITDTWRKMREKRCAESTPSLEVKRRREVMDTEEDDDDKNTASSSLQSTYSAAAKEKLKSALKPLQLKLRIFQEFQKTSLQTAEYIMFQAQYTEGRIKEEFVKLRQSLCNEEAARKKALREEEEQKSQMLRKKIEKMSKEMSSLSATITAIEEEMKAEDALFLQNYDATLKRVSQCKPPDPENISGVLINVPKHLSNLKFTVLQKMQETVDYTSVTFDPNTAHCNLIVSDDLTSVRYSDEEQTLPENPERFDMFACVLGSEGFDSGSHCWDVEVGDSTGWFLGVMAESAQRRNKIFSRRGIWLVGHFCGEYKAHEPPQSPALLPVKEKLQRIRIQLDWDSGKLSFSDPLTDTHIHSFTHTFTERLFPFFGVGCNISPLLILPVNSSVEKN, from the exons ATGATAATGATGGCACAGGAGTCTCCGCGAAACGTTGTACAGACCAAACCGAAGAAAGCGGAAAATGACTGTTTGCTTTGTGGTAGGGAATTCTATCCATCTAAATGTAATAAGCACCGACTGTTTCACGGAAACAAGTCTGAAAACAAAGCGGATCATGCGGTCGTGCTGGAGGAATTAGTTGGCAAACTTCAGGACACGACTCTGGCCATCTGCAGCATCTGCAGAACTCTGCTACTGAGGTACGATCGCGTGTCCAAAGATGCAGAACGAATAAAAAGGCTTATTACAGATACGTGGAGGAAGATGAGAGAGAAACGATGTGCGGAGTCAACACCTTCACTGGAAGTGAAGAGACGACGAGAAGTGATGGACAcagaagaagatgatgatgacaaAAACACTGCATCCTCCTCACTACAATCCACATACAGCGCTGCTGCTAAG GAGAAACTCAAATCTGCATTAAAACCTTTGCAGTTAAAGTTGAGGATATTTCAGGAGTTTCAAAAGACTTCACTTCAAACTGCAGAATATATTATG TTTCAGGCTCAATACACAGAGGGTCGGATCAAGGAGGAGTTTGTGAAACTTCGCCAAAGTTTGTGTAATGAAGAGGCAGCCAGGAAAAAAGCTCTGAGAGAGGAAGAAGAGCAAAAGAGCCAGATGTTGAGGAAGAAGATTGAGAAGATGAGTAAAGAGATGTCTTCTCTTTCTGCCACAATCACAGCTATAGAGGAGGAGATGAAAGCCGAAGATGCTTTATTCCTACAA aaCTATGATGCCACTTTGAAAAG GGTTTCCCAGTGTAAACCACCAGATCCGGAGAACATTTCTGGAGTTCTGATCAATGTGCCAAAACACCTGAGCAACCTGAAGTTCACTGTGTTACAGAAGATGCAGGAAACTGTTGATTACA CTTCTGTGACCTTTGATCCCAACACTGCTCACTGTAATCTCATTGTGTCTGATGACTTGACCAGTGTGAGGTACAGTGATGAGGAACAGACACTTCCTGAGAATCCAGAGCGATTCGACATGTTCGCGTGTGTTCTGGGCTCAGAGGGTTTTGACTCTGGCTCTCACTGCTGGGACGTTGAAGTCGGAGACAGTACAGGCTGGTTCCTCGGAGTGATGGCTGAATCTGCTCAGAGGAGGAATAAAATATTCTCAAGGAGAGGAATCTGGCTGGTGGGTCATTTCTGTGGTGAATATAAAGCACATGAACCACCACAATCACCAGCTCTCCTCCCTGTGAAAGAGAAACTGCAGAGGATCAGAATTCAGCTGGACTGGGACAGTGGAAAGCTGTCGTTCTCTGACCctcttactgacacacacatacactcttttACACATACGTTCACTGAAAGATTATTTCCATTTTTTGGTGTTGGCTGTAACATTTCTCCTCTGCTCATCTTACCTGTAAATTCCTCAGTAGAAAAAAACTAA